A region of Saccharomyces kudriavzevii IFO 1802 strain IFO1802 genome assembly, chromosome: 14 DNA encodes the following proteins:
- the MLS1 gene encoding malate synthase MLS1 (similar to Saccharomyces cerevisiae MLS1 (YNL117W); ancestral locus Anc_2.156) — protein MVKVSLDNVKLLVDVDKESFFKPSPTTVGDILTKDALEFIVLLHRTFNGKRKLLLENRQVVQKKLDSGSYQLNFLPETESIRNDPTWQGPILAPGLINRSTEITGPPLRNMLINALNAPVKTYMTDFEDSASPTWNNMVYGQVNLYDAIRNQINFDTPRKSYKLNGNVADLPTIIVRPRGWHMVEKHLYVDDEPISASIFDFGLYFYHNAKELIKLGKGPYFYLPKMEHHLEAKLWNDIFCVAQDYIGIPRGTIRATVLIETLPAAFQMEEIIYQLRQHSSGLNCGRWDYIFSTIKRLRNDPNHILPDRDQVTMTSPFMDAYVKRLINTCHRRGVHAMGGMAAQIPIKDDPAANEKAMTKVRNDKIRELTNGHDGSWVAHPALAPICNEVFINMGTPNQIYFIPENVVTASNLLETKISNGEVTTEGIVQNLDIGLQYMEAWLRGSGCVPINNLMEDAATAEVSRCQLYQWVRHGVTLKDTGEKVTPELTEKILQEQVERLSKASPLGDKNKFALAAKYFLPEIRGEKFSEFLTTLLYDEIVTTKATPTDLSKL, from the coding sequence ATGGTTAAAGTTAGTCTGGATAACGTCAAATTGCTAGTCGACGTCGATAAGGAATCCTTCTTTAAACCCTCCCCCACCACTGTGGGCGATATTTTGACTAAAGATGCTTTAGAGTTCATTGTTCTTTTGCACAGGACTTTCAACGGCAAAAGAAAGTTATTATTGGAAAATAGACAAGTTGTCCAGAAGAAATTGGACTCAGGTTCTTACCAATTGAATTTCTTACCGGAAACTGAGAGCATCAGAAACGATCCCACTTGGCAAGGTCCAATTTTGGCGCCGGGGTTAATCAATAGATCTACTGAAATCACAGGGCCTCCTTTGAGAAATATGTTGATCAACGCTTTAAACGCTCCCGTAAAAACTTATATGactgattttgaagactCTGCTTCTCCCACTTGGAATAACATGGTCTACGGTCAAGTTAATCTCTACGACGCTATCAGAAACCAGATTAATTTTGATACGCCAAGAAAGTCTTACAAATTGAATGGGAATGTGGCAGACTTGCCCACCATTATCGTGAGGCCTCGTGGGTGGCACATGGTGGAAAAACATCTTTATGTCGATGACGAACCAATCAGCGCTTCCATCTTTGACTTTGGTTTATATTTCTACCATAACGCCAAGGAATTAATCAAATTGGGTAAGGGTCCTTACTTTTATCTACCCAAAATGGAGCACCATTTGGAAGCCAAATTATGGAATGACATCTTTTGCGTAGCCCAAGATTACATTGGGATTCCAAGAGGCACAATCAGAGCCACCGTTTTGATTGAGACTTTGCCTGCTGCCTTTCAAATGGAAGAAATCATCTATCAATTGAGGCAACATTCTAGTGGGTTGAACTGTGGACGCTGGGATTACATCTTCTCCACAATCAAGAGATTAAGAAACGATCCTAATCATATTTTGCCCGATAGAGACCAAGTTACAATGACGTCCCCTTTCATGGACGCGTACGTGAAAAGACTGATCAATACTTGCCACCGTAGGGGCGTTCATGCCATGGGAGGTATGGCTGCACAAATACCTATCAAGGACGATCCGGCAGCCAATGAAAAGGCTATGACCAAAGTCCGCAACGATAAGATCAGAGAATTGACGAACGGCCATGATGGATCCTGGGTCGCGCATCCTGCGCTAGCCCCCATCTGTAATGAagtcttcatcaatatGGGAACCCCAAATCAAATTTACTTCATCCCTGAAAATGTTGTTACAGCTTCTAATCTGTTGGAAACCAAGATCTCAAATGGCGAGGTTACCACTGAGGGCATTGTTCAAAACCTGGATATCGGGCTGCAATATATGGAAGCTTGGCTGAGAGGTTCCGGTTGCGTGCCCATCAACAACCTGATGGAAGACGCCGCAACGGCAGAAGTCTCTCGTTGTCAACTGTATCAATGGGTAAGACACGGCGTTACGTTAAAGGACACCGGTGAAAAAGTCACTCCAGAGTTGACGGAAAAGATCCTACAGGAGCAAGTGGAAAGACTATCCAAGGCAAGTCCATTGGGCGACAAGAACAAGTTTGCGCTGGCCGCTAAGTATTTCTTGCCTGAAATTAGAGGTGAGAAATTCAGTGAATTTTTGACTACGTTGTTGTACGACGAGATTGTGACTACTAAGGCCACACCCACCGATTTAAGCAAGTTGTGA
- the DMA2 gene encoding ubiquitin-conjugating protein DMA2 (similar to Saccharomyces cerevisiae DMA1 (YHR115C) and DMA2 (YNL116W); ancestral locus Anc_2.157) encodes MYTPIPANTPAPTAPTSSMTSNSSSASNSNTSGSNTNTRNGRPSGAPSNERVRSGSGISSFLNTFGIRQNNQAVSSSSAAPDQRLFGTTPSNSHMNVVMESANIAALQQEPRLHHPIQMPPSAQFHVHRNYQLPISLSLTAPMSTDQPSQQQSSPQNFEVNNAATIHETLNQRQTNNANNTTTSITSMTPATITRNNTGFMTTGAEGSAVATGNQEMYKNLRHLIYAANQPNGTEILHLDLPTASAEDASNITNVDEVTLKQRKDKHGLFSIRLTPFIDSSSTTNQGLFFEPIIRKAGPGSQLVIGRYTERVRDAISKIPEQYHPVVFKSKVVSRTHGCFKVDSQGNWFIKDVKSSSGTFLNHQRLSPASSLSKDTLLRDGDILQLGMDFRGGTEEIYRCVRMRIELNRSWKLKANSFNKEALHRLQNLQKLTAGVEEEDCSICLCKIKPCQAIFISPCAHSWHFRCVRRLVMLSYPQFVCPNCRSSCDLEASFESSDEEDESDVESEGDQLVDQLSVLMETSKDVESHP; translated from the coding sequence ATGTATACCCCTATCCCCGCTAATACCCCGGCACCTACTGCTCCGACTTCATCGATGACCTCCAACTCTTCCTCCGCATCAAATTCCAACACTAGCGGTAGCAACACGAATACCAGGAACGGTAGACCCAGCGGTGCTCCATCCAATGAAAGAGTTCGTTCGGGGTCGGGCATCAGctcttttttgaatacCTTCGGGATCAGACAAAATAACCAGGCggtttcctcttcttctgctgCTCCCGATCAGCGTCTGTTTGGTACTACTCCGTCCAACTCCCATATGAATGTAGTCATGGAAAGTGCAAATATAGCTGCGTTACAACAGGAACCTCGTCTACATCATCCCATACAAATGCCTCCGTCAGCACAGTTTCATGTTCATCGTAATTATCAACTTCCAATTTCCTTATCTCTCACTGCTCCCATGTCCACAGATCAACCCTCTCAACAGCAATCGTCTCCGCAGAATTTTGAAGTTAACAACGCTGCTACTATTCACGAAACCTTGAACCAACGACAAACAAACAATGCCAATAACACCACAACCTCAATCACTTCCATGACGCCAGCGACTATAACAAGGAACAATACAGGTTTCATGACCACTGGTGCAGAAGGATCTGCAGTCGCTACTGGTAACCAGGAAATGTACAAAAATTTACGCCATTTGATTTATGCTGCGAATCAGCCAAATGGGACGGAAATTTTACATTTAGATTTACCTACAGCAAGCGCAGAAGATGCAAGCAATATCACCAATGTTGATGAGGTGACTTTGAAGCAGAGAAAGGACAAGCATGGTCTTTTCAGTATAAGATTAACACCGTTTATTGACAGTTCTTCAACCACAAACCAAGGTTTATTCTTTGAACCGATTATTAGAAAGGCTGGCCCTGGATCTCAATTGGTTATTGGCCGCTACACTGAACGTGTTCGTGACGCAATATCTAAGATACCTGAACAATATCATCCAGTGGTATTCAAATCCAAAGTTGTGTCGAGGACACATGGTTGCTTCAAAGTAGATTCTCAAGGTAACTGGTTTATAAAGGATGTGAAATCTTCTAGTGGGACTTTCCTAAACCACCAAAGACTGTCCCCCGCTTCATCGTTGTCAAAGGACACCCTTTTACGTGATGGTGATATTTTGCAGTTGGGAATGGACTTTAGGGGTGGTACAGAAGAGATATATCGATGTGTAAGGATGAGGATCGAGCTTAATAGATCATGGAAATTAAAGGCAAATTCGTTCAACAAAGAGGCTTTACACCGCTTACAGAACTTACAAAAATTGACTGCCggtgttgaagaagaagattgtTCGATTTGCCTATGTAAGATCAAACCATGCCAGGCTATTTTCATATCACCATGCGCTCATAGTTGGCACTTCCGCTGCGTGAGGAGATTAGTCATGCTCTCGTACCCGCAATTCGTTTGCCCCAATTGTCGGTCAAGTTGTGATTTGGAGGCCTCTTTCGAAAGCAgtgacgaagaagatgaaagtgaTGTAGAAAGTGAGGGTGATCAGCTCGTAGACCAACTCAGCGTACTAATGGAAACTTCAAAGGATGTTGAAAGCCATCCTTGA
- the SKDI14G2090 gene encoding uncharacterized protein (similar to Saccharomyces cerevisiae YNL115C; ancestral locus Anc_2.158) produces the protein MEANSLGSEPARKPGQTTGVHDEHPEAQPLLNNNHRTLGESSANGPTVNEGRDIESDGFIKDSLFQLRKGYRIFIHNSKWILNILILINTIWLITTLISDFFFNINILFGFSNRYASFNDLILIFISIIANSFNLWFNKLGLYSALDYSLNVTLCALTLFNLALTYMIKYTRQRIGFVGTFTYLWTSFSFFVGAILDWYLLFYNSSISEPLEDRRIDEETTTTTATFNDNNANVTDSSNRGRYGSGSPTPTRRSELVQNKHTLTEWVSIGFRNTVKFAILIFFGLFTLNTLLTTLDTYRLTHKLPVSVQSPSYEAFHYVDAAKTYQLHITCYGDVFDQENDTDPVDKKKQPIILFEHGGYDTGYLSATWIEELYHLDKIQRYCLYDRPGYGLSDSPPAPISIAMVAESLRYALIKDAKIKGPFTTVGYDLGGLFTRVFTAKNVDIVDSMMLVESWHEELLLKNYIQRLLPPGRGDGDDDDDDNRDGRNHDKTWLPSEIERHNEFKLWWKGIWSSLGWRLQTSWLLAHHGSKERIYGRDMRYQGRFLRSKFLESVTSSILSYRDVTNNAEALQNVKTSIVSSKEMVKKSALWGDWQRELTKLSHKTQEWKIVDGGHEIYKYGLGKQQTQEVLLRLIGELGKLSQD, from the coding sequence ATGGAAGCTAATAGTTTAGGTAGCGAGCCCGCTAGGAAACCAGGACAAACGACGGGTGTGCACGATGAACACCCGGAAGCACAACCGTTGCTAAACAACAATCACAGAACGCTTGGTGAGAGCTCCGCCAACGGTCCCACAGTCAACGAAGGTCGTGATATTGAATCCGACGGGTTCATCAAGGACAGCCTATTTCAACTTCGGAAGGGATAtagaattttcattcatAACTCCAAATGgattttgaatattctaATCCTAATCAATACTATCTGGTTAATCACTACGTTGATATcagatttctttttcaatattaatattctttttgggtTTAGTAACAGGTATGCAAGTTTCAACGACTTAATCTTAATATTCATCTCAATCATCgccaattctttcaatctCTGGTTTAACAAGTTAGGATTGTACTCTGCTCTGGACTACAGCTTGAATGTGACTCTGTGCGCTTTGACGCTGTTCAATCTAGCATTGACTTATATGATTAAGTATACTAGACAAAGGATCGGGTTTGTCGGCACATTTACGTACTTATGGActtcgttttcatttttcgtGGGCGCCATATTAGATTGGTATTTGCTGTTTTACAACAGTTCAATAAGTGAACCATTGGAAGACCGCAGGATTGATGAGGAGACTACTACTACTACTGCTACTTTTAACGATAACAACGCGAATGTCACCGATAGTAGTAATAGAGGTCGGTATGGATCGGGTTCACCAACTCCTACCCGCCGCTCGGAACTAGTTCAGAACAAACATACTTTGACGGAGTGGGTATCGATTGGGTTCAGAAATACAGTCAAGTTTGCcattttgatattctttGGTTTATTCACTCTGAATACGCTCCTGACCACATTGGACACCTACAGGCTGACACACAAGTTACCAGTAAGTGTTCAATCGCCATCCTACGAGGCATTCCATTACGTAGACGCTGCCAAGACCTATCAATTGCACATAACTTGTTATGGTGATGTATTTGACCAAGAGAACGATACAGATCCAGTtgacaagaagaagcagCCCATTATTTTGTTCGAGCACGGAGGCTATGATACTGGTTATCTGTCGGCCACTTGGATTGAAGAGTTATACCATTTAGACAAAATACAGAGGTACTGTCTATACGATAGGCCAGGTTACGGATTGAGCGATTCTCCTCCTGCACCCATTTCTATCGCTATGGTTGCCGAATCTTTGAGGTATGCATTGATCAAAGATGCAAAAATTAAGGGACCGTTCACCACAGTGGGATACGATCTTGGCGGACTGTTTACAAGAGTATTCACTGCCaagaatgttgatattGTGGATAGTATGATGCTTGTTGAATCGTGGCACGAAGAACTgttattgaagaattatATTCAGAGACTGTTACCTCCAGGCCGTGGGGATggtgatgacgatgacgacgacAACCGCGATGGTCGCAATCACGACAAGACCTGGCTGCCTTCAGAGATCGAAAGACACAATGAATTCAAACTTTGGTGGAAAGGTATTTGGTCAAGCTTAGGATGGAGACTGCAAACTTCGTGGTTGTTGGCTCATCATGGATCTAAAGAACGTATATACGGGCGTGATATGAGATACCAGGGACGTTTCTTGCGTTCTAAGTTTTTGGAAAGCGTAACGAGTTCCATTTTGAGTTATAGGGACGTGACAAATAACGCTGAGGCCTTACAAAACGTCAAGACAAGTATTGTTAGTTCCAAGGaaatggtgaaaaaatcagCGCTATGGGGTGATTGGCAAAGAGAATTGACGAAATTATCTCACAAGACGCAAGAATGGAAAATAGTGGATGGTGGACATGAAATATATAAGTATGGTCTTGGGAAACAACAAACCCAAGAAGTTCTATTAAGATTGATAGGCGAGCTTGGTAAACTATCCCAGGATTAA
- the RPC19 gene encoding DNA-directed RNA polymerase core subunit RPC19 (similar to Saccharomyces cerevisiae RPC19 (YNL113W); ancestral locus Anc_2.163), which yields MTEDIEPKNIAAEVTPQEPQPIQEEEDRDVEMTGDEEQEDEPDREKIKLLTQATSEDGTNASFQIVEEDHTLGNALRYIIMKNPDVEFCGYSIPHPSENLLNIRIQTYGEITAVDALQKGLKDLMDLCDVVEAKFTEKIKSM from the coding sequence ATGACTGAAGACATCGAACCAAAAAATATCGCTGCGGAGGTGACACCACAAGAGCCACAACCTATccaagaagaggaagatcgggatgttgaaatgaccGGCGACGAGGAGCAAGAGGATGAGCCAGacagagaaaaaatcaagctGCTAACACAGGCCACCTCCGAGGATGGCACCAACGCCTCTTTCCAGATCGTAGAGGAGGACCACACGCTCGGTAATGCTCTGCGTTACATTATAATGAAAAACCCAGACGTGGAATTCTGTGGTTACTCGATACCTCATCCTTCTGAAAACTTACTGAACATCAGAATCCAGACATACGGTGAAATCACCGCTGTGGACGCTCTTCAGAAGGGGCTAAAGGACCTGATGGATCTATGTGACGTTGTGGAAGCAAAGTTCACcgaaaaaatcaagagcATGTAG
- the DBP2 gene encoding DEAD-box ATP-dependent RNA helicase DBP2 (similar to Saccharomyces cerevisiae DBP2 (YNL112W); ancestral locus Anc_2.164) — protein MTYGGRDQQYNKSNFNSRGGDFRGERSSDRNSYNDRPQGGNFRGGFGGRSNYNQPQELIKPNWAEELPNLPTFEKNFYVEHESVRDRSDSEIAQFRKENEMTISGHDIPKPITSFEEAGFPDYVLKEVKAEGFDKPTGIQCQGWPMALSGRDMVGIAATGSGKTLSYCLPGIVHINAQPLLAPGDGPIVLVLSPTRELAVQIQTECSKFGHSSRIRNTCVYGGVPKSQQIRDLSRGSEIVIATPGRLIDMLEIGKTNLKRVTYLVLDEADRMLDMGFEPQIRKIVDQIRPDRQTLMWSATWPKEVKQLAADYLNDPIQVQVGSLELSASHTITQVVEVVSDFEKRDRLNKHLETASQDDEYKTLVFASTKRMCDDITKYLREDGWPALAIHGDKDQRERDWVLQEFRNGRSPVMVATDVAARGIDVKGINYVINYDMPGNIEDYVHRIGRTGRAGATGTAISFFTEQNKGLGAKLISIMKEANQNIPPELLKYDRRSYGGAHPRYGGGGRGGRGGYGRRGGYGGGRGGYGGNNRQRDGGWGNSGRSNY, from the exons ATGACTTACGGTGGTAGAGATCAACAATATAACAAGAGTAACTTCAACTCTAGAGGTGGTGACTTCCGCGGCGAAAGAAGCTCCGATAGAAACTCTTACAATGATAGACCACAGGGCGGTAACTTCCGTGGTGGCTTTGGTGGTCGTTCTAACTATAACCAACCCCAAGAACTAATTAAACCAAACTGGGCTGAAGAACTACCAAACTTGCCAACTTTCGAAAAGAATTTCTATGTCGAACACGAAAGTGTTCGTGACAGATCCGACAGTGAGATTGCTCAGTTCAGAAAGGAAAACGAAATGACTATTTCCGGCCACGACATTCCAAAACCAATCACTTCTTTCGAGGAAGCTGGTTTCCCAGATTACGTCTTGAAGGAAGTTAAAGCTGAAGGTTTTGACAAACCAACCGGTATTCAATGCCAAGGTTGGCCCATGGCTTTGTCTGGTAGAGATATGGTTGGTATTGCTGCCACTGGTTCCGGTAAGACTCTGTCGTACTGTTTACCAGGTATTGTCCATATCAACGCTCAACCATTGTTGGCCCCAGGCGATGGTCCAATTGTTTTAGTTTTGTCTCCAACAAGAGAGCTGGCCgttcaaattcaaactGAATGTTCCAAGTTTGGTCACAGTTCTAGAATCAGAAACACCTGTGTTTATGGTGGTGTCCCAAAGAGTCAACAAATTAGAGATTTATCTCGTGGTTCAGAAATCGTTATTGCCACTCCAGGTAGATTGATCGATATGCTGGAAATCGGTAAGACTAATCTGAAGAGAGTTACTTACTTGGTTCTAGACGAAGCTGACAGAATGCTAGACATGGGTTTCGAACCTCAAATTAGAAAGATTGTTGACCAGATTAGACCTGACAGACAAACTTTGATGTGGTCAGCCACTTGGCCAAAGGAAGTGAAGCAACTAGCCGCTGACTATTTGAATGATCCAATTCAAGTTCAAGTTGGTTCTCTAGAACTGTCCGCCTCTCACACCATTACTCAAGTCGTTGAAGTTGtttctgattttgaaaagagagatCGTTTGAACAAGCACTTGGAAACTGCTTCCCAAGACGACGAATACAAGACCTTAGTTTTTGCTTCCACAAAGAGAATGTGTGACGATATCACTAAGTACTTGAGAGAGGATGGATGGCCAGCTTTGGCTATTCATGGTGATAAAGACCAAAGAGAACGTGACTGGGTTTTGCAAGAATTCAGAAACGGTAGATCACCCGTAATGGTTGCTACAGATGTGGCCGCCAGAGGTATTG ATGTCAAAGGTATTAACTACGTTATCAACTATGACATGCCAGGTAACATCGAAGATTATGTTCATAGAATTGGTAGAACTGGTAGAGCAGGTGCTACTGGTACCGCCATTTCCTTCTTTACTGAACAAAACAAAGGTTTAGGTGCCAAGTTAATTTCCATCATGAAAGAGGCTAATCAAAATATTCCTCCTGAATTATTGAAATATGACAGAAGATCCTACGGTGGTGCTCACCCAAGATATGGCGGTGGTGGTCGCGGTGGTCGCGGTGGCTATGGCCGTAGAGGCGGTTACGGTGGTGGTCGTGGTGGTTACGGTGGTAACAACAGACAGAGAGATGGTGGCTGGGGTAACTCAGGCCGCTCTAACTATTGA
- the CYB5 gene encoding Cyb5p (similar to Saccharomyces cerevisiae CYB5 (YNL111C); ancestral locus Anc_2.166) translates to MPKVYSYQEVAEHNGPENCWIIIDDKVYDVSQFKDEHPGGDEIIMDLGGQDATESFVDIGHSDEALRLLKDLYIGDVDKTSQRVSLEKASSSENQSKGSGTLVLILAIVMLGVAYYLLNE, encoded by the coding sequence ATGCCTAAAGTTTACAGTTACCAAGAAGTCGCCGAACACAACGGCCCAGAAAATTGCTGGATTATCATCGATGACAAAGTTTACGACGTCTCTCAATTCAAAGATGAACATCCAGGTGGTGATGAAATCATAATGGATTTGGGTGGTCAGGACGCTACCGAAAGTTTTGTCGACATCGGTCACTCTGATGAAGCTTTAAGATTACTAAAAGATTTGTACATAGGTGACGTCGATAAAACCAGCCAGCGTGTTTCTTTGGAGAAGGCATCCTCCTCCGAAAATCAAAGTAAAGGTAGTGGTACATTGGTTTTGATCTTGGCCATTGTAATGCTAGGTGTTGCTTATTATTTGTTGAACGAATAA
- the NOP15 gene encoding rRNA-binding ribosome biosynthesis protein NOP15 (similar to Saccharomyces cerevisiae NOP15 (YNL110C); ancestral locus Anc_2.167) produces MVKSVKKTSTKEAVNKKTAEEKSVQEKEELKLESSSGSSDEEDEKDDNEIKGLAASDDEQSDTHKIKRLNPKKQVDQKNSKDKKKLDEYSGIIYVSRLPHGFHEKELSKYFAQFGDLREVRLARNKKTGNSRHYGFLEFVNKEDAFVAQESMNNYLLMGHLLQVRLLPKDAKIEKLYKYKKRVLVEKGVTKPVKQLKENMKLKHEERINKLAKSGIEFKW; encoded by the coding sequence ATGGTAAAGTCAGTGAAGAAAACCTCCACCAAGGAGGcagtaaacaaaaagaccgctgaagaaaaatcgGTACAGGAGAAGGAAGAACTAAAGTTAGAATCATCCTCTGGCAGTTcagacgaagaagatgagaaagatgataatgaaattAAAGGTTTAGCTGCCTCTGATGATGAACAGAGCGATACGCACAAAATTAAAAGATTGAATCCAAAGAAGCAAGTCGATCAgaaaaactcaaaagacaaaaagaaactcgATGAATATTCTGGAATTATTTATGTGAGTAGATTGCCACATGGGTTTCACGAAAAGGAATTAAGTAAGTATTTCGCTCAGTTTGGTGACTTAAGAGAAGTGAGACTAGCACGCAATAAGAAAACTGGAAACTCCAGACATTACGGGTTCTTAGAGTTTGTTAACAAAGAGGATGCGTTTGTTGCCCAAGAATCCATGAACAACTACTTATTGATGGGCCATCTATTACAAGTGCGCCTATTGCCAAAGGACGCCAAAATCGAGAAGTTATACAAATACAAGAAGAGGGTTTTGGTAGAGAAGGGTGTCACCAAACCAGTAAAACAGCTGAAGGAAAACATGAAGCTGAAACACGAAGAAAGGATAAATAAACTTGCCAAATCTGGCATCGAATTCAAATGGTGA
- the SKDI14G2140 gene encoding uncharacterized protein (similar to Saccharomyces cerevisiae YNL108C and TFC7 (YOR110W); ancestral locus Anc_2.169), with protein MAIENIYIARHGYRSNWLPKGPYPPPPTGIDNDVPLSEHGVDQAHELANYISKLDVKPEIIFCSPFYRCLETSEPTVESLKIPLFVDRGVGEWYKPDRPIIPEPATHEVMNKFFPAMINPDWEPSIIPSNKGETEEDIFERCHKFWPVFIERVENRFPEVKSIMIVTHAATKSALGMNLLKFSSAKEPIDNKGTFIRNGSCAIDKFELVRAECDTMPFEKREWKLTMNGNTSFLTNGEEMNWTFMNAFEAGSDADIKARRAAKSGKLKME; from the coding sequence ATGGCTATtgagaatatatatattgcCAGACATGGTTACAGATCGAATTGGCTACCAAAAGGCCCATATCCACCACCTCCCACTGGCATTGATAACGACGTCCCACTCTCAGAGCATGGTGTTGACCAAGCGCATGAGTTAGCAAATTATATCTCTAAATTAGATGTCAAACCGGAAATAATTTTCTGCTCACCATTTTATCGTTGTCTGGAAACTAGTGAACCCACTGtggaatctttgaaaattccatTATTTGTCGATCGTGGTGTAGGAGAGTGGTATAAACCAGATAGACCCATAATCCCAGAACCAGCTACCCATGAGGTCATGAATAAGTTTTTTCCAGCCATGATTAATCCAGATTGGGAACCTAGCATCATTCCCAGTAATAAGGGtgaaacagaagaagatattttTGAGAGGTGTCATAAGTTCTGGCCTGTGTTTATTGAAAGGGTGGAGAATAGATTTCCAGAGGTTAAAAGTATCATGATCGTTACACATGCTGCCACTAAATCTGCGCTAGGTATGAACTTACTAAAATTCTCTAGTGCTAAAGAGCCCATTGATAACAAGGGCACCTTTATAAGAAATGGAAGTTGCGctattgataaatttgaattgGTAAGAGCAGAATGCGATACCATGCCGTTCGAGAAGAGAGAGTGGAAGCTTACAATGAATGGTAATACCTCCTTCTTAACTAATGGTGAAGAAATGAACTGGACATTCATGAATGCCTTTGAAGCTGGTTCGGACGCTGATATTAAGGCGAGAAGAGCAGCCAAGAGtggaaaattgaaaatggaatGA
- the YAF9 gene encoding YEATS domain-containing protein YAF9 (similar to Saccharomyces cerevisiae YAF9 (YNL107W); ancestral locus Anc_2.170) encodes MAPPVSKRIKTLSVSRPIIYGNTAKKMGSVKPPNAPAEHTHLWTIFVRGPQNEDVSYFIKKVVFKLHDTYPNPVRSIEAPPFELTETGWGEFDINIKVYFVDEANEKVLNFYHRLRLHPYANTTPNTSNGSEQNTPGRNANDVEVSSIYFDEIVFNEPNEEFFKILMSRPGNVLPSNKTESCVYSKQLEQEEIDRIDIGIEKVDREIHELKQKLESLIKQEAINGN; translated from the coding sequence ATGGCTCCACCAGTAAGCAAAAGAATCAAAACTCTGTCTGTTAGCAGGCCAATAATATATGGTAATACGgctaaaaaaatgggtaGTGTTAAACCACCAAACGCCCCTGCTGAGCATACCCATTTGTGGACAATTTTTGTTAGAGGCCcacaaaatgaagatgtgTCCtatttcatcaagaaagtTGTCTTTAAACTTCACGATACTTACCCAAACCCTGTAAGGTCTATAGAAGCACCTCCGTTTGAGCTCACTGAAACGGGCTGGGGTGAGTTTGATATAAACATCAAGGTATATTTTGTAGACGAGGCCAATGAGAAGGTTTTAAACTTTTACCACCGATTACGACTTCATCCTTATGCCAATACCACACCAAATACCAGCAATGGAAGTGAGCAAAATACGCCCGGTCGTAATGCTAATGATGTAGAAGTTAGCTCCATTTATTTCGACGAGATTGTATTCAATGAGCcaaatgaagaatttttcaaaattttaatGAGCCGACCAGGAAATGTTCTACCTTCGAACAAAACTGAAAGTTGTGTCTACTCAAAACAACtagaacaagaagagattGACAGAATAGACATTGGTATAGAAAAGGTTGATAGAGAAATACATGAATTGAAACAGAAGCTGGAAAGCTTGATAAAACAAGAAGCTATTAATGGAAATTAG